A segment of the Nitrospirota bacterium genome:
CGGAGGGGACCGCCAGCGAGACGAGCCGCGCCAGGAGTGCCACGGCAATGGCCGCCGCCCCTGCCAGGACGAACCGCCCGGTCACCGTGACGGCCAGCAGCTCCAGGCCGATAAGCACGAACAGGATGGCGTTCAGTATCTCGTCGATAAGCTCCCAGAATACGTCGATTCTCTCGCGGGTCCTGTCGCTCATGGCGAACTTGCGGCCGACGTTTCCCACCAGAAGGCCCGAGACGACGATGGCGATGGGGCCCGACGTATGGATTGAAAGGGCCAGGGCGTATCCCCCGGTGACGAGGGCCAGGGTGACGAGTATCTCGACCTGGTAGTTGTCCACGCTCTTCAGAACCCTGTAGGCCAGCCAACCGATTGCCAGGCCGAAGGCGAAGCCGCCGAAGGTCTCCTTGACGAACATGACGGACACGTCGCCCGGCGTGGCCGCATGCTCCCCGGTGGCGATGCCGTGCAGAATGAGAAACACCACCACGGCTACGCCGTCGTTAAAGAGGGACTCGCCCGAAATGGTTGTTTCCAGGGCCTTCGGGACCCGGGCCTCCTTCATGATGCCCAGCACGGCGATGGGGTCGGTGGGCGAGACGATGGCCCCGAAAAGGAGGCAGTAGATATAGCTCATGTCGATTCCAAGCCAGGCAAGCACAAAGTACATGGAGCTTCCCACCAGAAAGGTCGAAAGGACCGGCCCGGTCAGGGCGAACACCCCGATTTCCCACTTGTGCTCGAGCAGGTCGTTGACGTCCAGGTGCAATGCCCCGGCAAACAGCATGAAGCCCAGCAGCCCGACCATCAGCGTCTTGTCGAAATTGACGCTTCTGAGAAAGAAGGCGCCCGTGCGGCCGGCCTCAAGGCCCAGGCCCAGGTGGCCCATGGAGACGAAGGCCAGGGAAACGAGCATGGAAATCAGCATCAGGCCGATGGTCATCGGCAGCTTGATGAAGCGGTGGTTCACGTACGCAAAGAGGGCCGAAAGGACGAGGAGTATCGTTATTATGTTAAAAAGCTGCATCCCCTTTGAACCACCATGTGCATCCATATTGAGCAGGCCGCCTCACCCGCCGCATGAAGCGTTCGCAGTATCCGGGGCTTGCGGCAAGCACCGTCGAAACGGGAAAAAGGACCATAGCTCAGGGACAGTATATCATCAGTCAAAAGCCGGTCATACCGGGCTTCCGGAGCCTGGAGACGCCTTCCCCTCCATCTCCGCGCGGCGCCGCGCTTGAACCCGCCGCCAGGAGCGGGTATAATTGCCCACCGCAAGAAAAGCCATTCCCGGAGGAAATACTGCCATGAGCGATACTTTCTCTTTTTCCGGCAGGGAGGTGCTCCGCTGCAAGTACGGGGAGAACGGCTATCAGACGCCGGCGGCCCTTTATGCCTCGCAGGCGGACGACCCCCTGGCGCTGGCGAGGTTCTCCCTGGTGGCCGGGACCGACCCGAGCTTCAACAACCTTGCCGACCTGGACCGGCTGGTGCAGACGGTGACCCACATAGCCGCAGCCTTCGACCTCAACAGGGGAAAGGTGCCCCCCATCGCCGTGGGAGTGAAGCACGGAAACCCCTGCGGGGCGGCCCAGGGCGGAGACCCTCTCTCCGTGGTCCGAAGGATGGTGGAGGGTGACCCCCTGGCCATCTTCGGCGGCCTGGTCATGGTCAACCTAGACATGACCGAGGAGCTTTCTGAGGCCATGCTCACCCACGGGATGCCCGGGGGGCAGCGCCGCGTGCTGGACGGCATCATCGCCCCGGCCTTCGCCGAGGAGGCGGTGGGGATGTTCAAGCGCAAGGGGGACAAGTGCCGCCTCCTCGTTAACCCCGCCCTTCGGGAGCTCGGCAGGGGAAGCCTGGATGCCGCGCCCAGGTTCCGCTGCGTGCGCGGAGGGTTTCTCCTTCAGCCCAACTACACCTATGTGCTGGACCTCAAGGACCCCGACCTCAAGAAGCACGGGGAGGCCTCCCCGGAGCAGGAGGACGACATGCTTCTGGCCAAGGCCATCGGGGATACGAGCAACTCCAACACGGTGACGCTGGTCAAGGGAGGCATGCTCATCGGAAACGGCGTGGGCCAGCAGGCCCGCGTGCGCGGGGCGCGCCTTGCCGTGAACCTGACCGGATACGCGGGCCACGACCCCCGGGGCGCCGTGGCCTCCAGCGACAGCTTCTTCCCCTTCACAGACGGCGTGCAGGTGCTACACGAGGCCGGGGTCAAGGCCGTCGTGGCCACCAGCGGCTCGGTCAAGGACGGCGAGGTCGTCGAGTACTGCCGGAGAAACGGCATCGTTCTGTACCACATCCCCGACAAGAAGGCCCGCGGTTTCTTCGGCCATTAGAACCAGCCCGGAAAAGTCTTGCGACTTTTCGGGGACCCCTGCTGGAAAGGCGAAGGGCCGCATCCCGCTATATCGCCAGCCGTGAGGCTGCAAGGCCGCGGGTAGCGCCGTGTCTGCTCCGGAGGGTGCGCTTCGGGAAAAGCCAGCGCCCGGACAAGGAGGCCCCTCTCAGTTCCAGGAGAGGTCCTGGGCGCCGTCGCAGTGGACCGGGGGGAAGCGCTCGCGGATGACGCGCTCCAGGCGGGGGCGTATCACGATGTCGAAGACGCGGCCCTTGTTCGGAAAGAAGTTCTCCGAAATCTGTCTGAGGGAACACCCGTATGCGGCGGTTCTCCTCCTTCAGTTCCTCCGGCGAGGGGCGGTGCTTGTGGTCTTCGGGCGGGACGGACATGCGTGTATTATATCAGCGGGGTGCGGGTACAGAACAAGGG
Coding sequences within it:
- a CDS encoding cation:proton antiporter, with translation MQLFNIITILLVLSALFAYVNHRFIKLPMTIGLMLISMLVSLAFVSMGHLGLGLEAGRTGAFFLRSVNFDKTLMVGLLGFMLFAGALHLDVNDLLEHKWEIGVFALTGPVLSTFLVGSSMYFVLAWLGIDMSYIYCLLFGAIVSPTDPIAVLGIMKEARVPKALETTISGESLFNDGVAVVVFLILHGIATGEHAATPGDVSVMFVKETFGGFAFGLAIGWLAYRVLKSVDNYQVEILVTLALVTGGYALALSIHTSGPIAIVVSGLLVGNVGRKFAMSDRTRERIDVFWELIDEILNAILFVLIGLELLAVTVTGRFVLAGAAAIAVALLARLVSLAVPS